A genome region from Thalassotalea euphylliae includes the following:
- a CDS encoding chemotaxis protein, with amino-acid sequence MAYELTEDQQDCLQELINVAMGQASDQLARYLDSFVYLTVPNIALVNGQKLSNDLVANEASMAVVSQGFFGYEGIRGEALLVYQHKDSDRIGDLLGYEPDELSVEEQLIDISSILTTTFLNVFASQIENQLSYSAPKLLADSKGTLSAHLTQLSFDWDTALTVNINYQVTDYSFNCEMILLIPEAAIDNIKTVIDRILADF; translated from the coding sequence ATGGCGTATGAATTAACTGAAGATCAACAAGACTGCTTGCAAGAGTTGATCAATGTTGCCATGGGTCAGGCGAGCGATCAGCTCGCTCGCTATTTAGATTCTTTCGTCTACTTAACCGTACCCAATATCGCCTTAGTCAATGGTCAAAAGTTGAGTAATGACCTTGTTGCTAATGAAGCATCTATGGCTGTTGTGAGCCAAGGTTTTTTTGGTTATGAGGGGATTCGTGGTGAAGCCTTGCTGGTCTATCAACACAAAGATTCGGATCGTATCGGAGATTTGCTCGGCTACGAGCCCGATGAATTGTCGGTTGAAGAGCAGTTAATCGATATTAGCTCAATTTTAACAACCACTTTTTTGAATGTATTTGCTAGCCAAATAGAAAACCAGCTGTCATACAGTGCACCAAAATTACTAGCAGATAGTAAAGGTACCTTATCGGCTCATTTAACTCAGCTTTCGTTTGATTGGGATACGGCATTGACGGTAAATATTAATTATCAGGTGACCGACTACTCGTTCAATTGTGAAATGATTTTGTTAATTCCAGAAGCTGCGATCGATAACATTAAAACCGTTATTGATAGGATCTTGGCAGACTTTTAA